Below is a window of Desulfovibrio inopinatus DSM 10711 DNA.
AACCGCTGAAAGCATCTAAGCGGGAAGCCTGCTTCAAGATAAGATCTCCCTGAAGACTCCGAGAAGATGACTCGGTTGATAGGCCGCATGTGTACGTGCAGCAATGTACTTAGCAAAGCGGTACTAATAAGTCGTTCGACTTATTTTCCTTCAAACTATCCTGTTTCTTATTTTACTTATATATCACCAATATTTCCTGGTGACCAAGGAGGAGGGGGTACACCCGATCCCATTCCGAACTCGGAAGTTAAGCCCTCCATCGTCGATGATACTGCGGTTATAACCGTGGGAAAGTAGATCGTCGCCAGGATCCTTTTCAAATGCCACACACGGCAACACGAAAGCCCGCACTCGATGAGAGTGCGGGCTTTCGTGTGTTCTGGGGGATCGGAAATTGCCTTCGGCTGCTGAAGAGAGAGGAGGTGCGTTCAGAACATTGTCACGTCATGCCCCCCTCGACTCAGCTATCATTCCGCTTAAATTCCGCATCATATTTTCCATGAGAGCTGTTCATGCACATCTTCGGCTGTTGGTCAGGATCACTTCACAATTCATGGAAATAGATGTGATGTCGCTCTCCACATTTGTTTGACGCCTTCATATCCACTTCGCGCAAAAGATTCGCCAAATGGCCTGTGCTGGATTTGGCTTGCTCACGTCTGGTCGGTGGGTATGGCTCGAAACTATTTTTTTCACATAAAATGGAGAAGTTGCTTATCATTTACGGTATGACCTGAGTTCTATTTCCAGCCAACCATACATGTATATACGTATTGTAGACGCTAAAAAGAGTGTTCGACAGTATGTAAAAATATTGGTCCATCTTGTGAAGTATATAACGTATAGATTAACTAAGATGCATTGCGTTGATATGCTTTACTGTGCTTGCTTTATTGTATATTATGTACTAATTTTTTTACAAATTAGTTATGTAAACTTACTGAATGCTATCTAAACTTTTGTTGAATGGTGGATAATCTATGGTTAACCCTCCAGAGATTAAAAGATTATCAACTTGGAATAGGCTCCTGGAACGAATACCCCAAGAATTTATCGTACTCCATGGGCCAAGTATGTGGGGGAAAAGTTGGTTTTTAAAGCGACAATTACCTCAGCTGGTTTTAGACGCAGATATTTTTGATGAGGTCTTTTATTTTGATTTATTCAGTAAGCGTATCCACGAAGGGAAAAAATTAGAGAGGGAATTACTATATTCAAAGTTTAGAAATGAAGAAAATTTATTGGGAAACTTTATTATCTCATTAGATGAATATTATAAAGCATACTTCATAAAAGAATATCTTGATTGGCAGTATAAACATAAATCTGTGTTGATCATTTTTGATAATGTAAATGTATTTAATTTAAAAAAAAATGAAAGCTTGTCCTGGCTCAATTTGTTTACAGAGTATTCCCGCAAAAGGGGACATGGAATTATTTTTGCGACGCAGCCAGTGTGGTTAAATGAATTGAAGGAGCGTGATAAGAAGGTATTGAGTAAATTTAACGAGTTTAAAATGGATCCCCTCACTGATGCAGAGATCGATGCTTGGTTGCAAGAAGATTTTTTTACTCATTATTATCCGTCAATCACTCGACAAACAGTCATAGATGCATCAGCGAGGTTAGTTTCATTTGCTAGAGATTTTAGTTTTTTCATTCGGTCACTTAAATTTGTCGATAAGGAGGTGTCGCATGTTTTTAATAAATATCATTCTGATAAATATATTCGGCAATGTCATAACCTTTTGAATACAAGGCGATCTATTTTTAAAGGGGCGGTCACTTTTACTACTGAAGAATACAATAGCGGATGTTTTGTTAATAATGAATGTAAACTGGCTTGTCCTGCATGTGTCGCTGCACGTATGGAAATATTGAATAGTGAAGAAAATAGAATGTATTTGATGTGTTTGGGAAGTCAAGATGTAAGTAATATTCCAAAAAATATTCCTTTAGAGATAGTTACTGAAATACTAAAGGAAACATTACTATTTTATGACAATTATCAAATTCTTTTTTCAAAATTTCAAGAATTGCTTCGACATTTGTTTGGAGTGAACTGCCTTTTATATGTACGTGATAGTTCACAAACACAAATATGGTATGAATTGCTTAATGATTTTTCATACAAGAAAATTTTGTTGAATCACAAAAATTCTGATTTTGTAGAGATCGCTCACCAAGGATACTGGAAAACTAAGCAGTCTGGTGAAGTACTGTTCTCTGTTGTTGGTGGAACAGGTAAAGTAGATCTTATTCTTCAAGGTAAGATTCCCACCAGAAAAAATCGTAATATTTATGAAAAGCGCATCCATATTCGGTCTATATGGAATGTAATAAATCAATTGCAATGTGTATTGATTCACGGGATTTCTGATTTTAATAGAAGAATAGAGAAGAAAGAAAATTTAAATCTTGAAAAGAGGACGAAAGAGCTTACAAGCGCTGGAAAGGATAGCTTTGAGCATCTCCTTAAAGAGGTTGATGGTGATGCACTTATTATCCTTCGATGTTCAGATATTAAACCAGATGGTCGATGGACAACAGATACATTTTATTCTTTACAGGATGACTGTTTTGTAGAGAGCCAATTCTCAACTGCATTAAATGAAGAGGCTTTAAGCCGAGTGTTTCGACATCCTCGGAGGCGCAGTGTAATTTTAAAAAAACAATTTGCAATAGAACTTTTTGCAAAAATTAAGTATATTGAACGTGATTTTAGTATACATGTTGAAAGTGTAAAAGTATCAAAGGGAATAGACTCTAAAACGAATTATATGATCATGGTTGTATTCTTAGCAGATGGTTCTGGTAAGGAGATTATTTCTGGAGCTAAAAGTAGTTTGTTGTCTTTAATATCTCACAGAATGCTACAACTATCTTTTTTTAAGAGTGCTTTGCAAATAGAACATGAAAAAGAGTTAAATTTTTTTTATGAGTTGTCTGAGATGATGCCACAATTTATGTTTCACCCCTCTGCCGTGGAATCAAATTTAATATCTCTTGTGTCACAATATTTTAATGCTAGAGCCGTAGCTATCTATGACATTATTGAAAATGATAAAAAAGAAAAGAAATGTATATGGAGATGTGGAGGTGGGTATGATTTATCATATCATAGTAAAGTCTATGGTATGAATGAAGGAAAGACTGGATATATTGCATCGCAAGGAAAAATTTTAGTATCAACGAAGAGTGCTGGTGAGCTGGAAGCAGTAAAGTACTATAATGAAAATACGCATACACTTGAACTTTGTCCTGGATTTGAAAAATATGAAGCTCAATGTGTGCAATATTTAACGAATGCTAGTGATATTAAGAATTTCATTGGGGCACCCATAGCGATAAATGACAGGTCTGATCAAAAAGTTTCATTGGGCCTTATTAAATTCTCAAATAGCAATAGAAATTTTACTCTTAATGATGTGGAATTGGCAAAGCGCATTTCAAACTTTTTAGCTCCATTTATGAATAGTAGAATGCGTATTCGTATGCAAGTACATCAAGATGGAACAACTACTGAGTCACTTATATCCCAGATTCGACATGAGATGCTTCATAGTCTCAGATCTCTAAAGTTGGCAATTCCTGAGTGTGTTGATCCTAGCGATGGCAATTATGCCGATTGCATGTCACACATAGAATCTCTTGAAAAAATTGTTGATGCTTGCAAGGGATGCGTCATTCAAAGCAAGGGTGAACAAATTCTTATTGGTATTAAGAAAGAACTTGAGTCAATTTTTTCTACCTATAAATTCGATTTTGAAAATAAGCATGTCGATATTAAAATGGATGTTGATGCTACGTTGCAATGTCATATGGATGTTAATTACTTTAGGTCTGTTTTTAAAAATCTCATTATGAATTCAATGGAATCTTTTACCGATGGTACTGTTAAACGTATTCTTGTTTATCAAAAGCGATCAGATAAAAAGTCTCACCAGATTGTCTTTGAAGATTATGGTTGTGGTGTTCCAATGAATCTCAGAAATAAAATCTTTCAGTTGCTTATTACGACAAAGCAAAGCGATACAAGTCGTGAAAAAAGAGGGCAAGGATTATCATATGTGAAGGGCGTGTTGGAAATTTCAGGTGGTGAAATTAATCTTGACAATTGTAAGAATCCAACGCGTTTTGTTATTAAACTTCCAAAATTTGTATAGGAGGGGTTATGTTCGATGACTCTTCACGTAAGTACAGTATTTTGTGCATAGAGGATCTTGATGATGATTATTCTCTTGTCAAAAGAAGTTTCAACGGAGCAAATTATAAAGGCATATTAGATCGGTCAAAAAGTTATGACGATGCACGGATAAAAATTAAAAATGATTATAATTTGATTATACTTGATTTACAGATTGGAACTGTTGAGCGGGGACGAGATCTTTTTGAAACGATAATTAAAACTGCACTTACTCAATCAAAAATTCCAAGTATCATTGTGTACTCATTTTACAATGGATTTGAGTTAGATTTTCTTCGGGATGGAGTTTGGGACTATGTCGATAAACATATATCATTACAACGTTTTGTTCGACTTGTTCACCACCATCTGTCATTGAGAGAAAACCATAATCTTTTGAGAACTTCCGCAAAAGAACTACTTTTTGAAATGATGGAAGACAAAATAAAAATTATATCAAAAGAGAGTAGTAGTAACTTTAAACATTTCTTTCTAATAAAGTCTCACTCGGATGTTTTATTTTTTGATAACCAGCTCAATCCCATGCGTGTTTCTATTCCACAAGAGCAGTTGCTACGGAATGATCGATTGCCGGATTATGGTGTGCCAACAGTAATTCATCGACCATTAAGCCGGCTTTTTGATGGAATTGGAGAGTATTTTTCTAATGTTGATTTGTATTCAGCTCTCATTACAAGAATTCGATCATCGTTTTCTGTACCTTTTTATTATTGCTGCTGTTTTACTAATGGAGAAGAAGCACTAAGTCGATTAGAAAATATAATTTTGTTGACCTACACCACATCCGTAATCTCAAAATATCTCCAAGGAATTGAACAAAAACTTCTTTCTTTAAAAGAGTACGAAGATGGATGCACAGGTTTCAGAGAAAGCTAAGGAATTTGCCGATAAAAAAGTACGTCAAGAACTCGCTTCACGCAATTTAGATTATTCAGATCTTCAAGCTCGTGATTATTCAGCTTTGACAGAATTATTAAAGCGAACCAAAGAGGCTCTCAATGTTGGCGATCAACACATAATAGTGAGAATTACGAAAGAGAATTTACCTTCTTTGGACTCTGATTTGGTTCTTCAGGTGAGTATCAAATCATATCTTCTTGAGGGAATGAAAGATGTCGTGATGGCTTTACGTGCTAAAAAGGAGGATGATTGCGATCATGATCTTTCTGAACAAGTTGGAAGCGCATTGATAGATGTACTGGACAAAGAATCGAGAAGTTCGAAAGAAATTGATGTCGTAGCTGATGTAGAAAAAAGAAAAGTGACTCTTGATTTTCTTCGGAGCATGCTTGAACGGGAATCGATGGCGTCGATTGCTGTTTTCATGACAATGCCCTTGGCTTTATTTGCTTTGATATATTTCACTGCACAAAACGTTATTGGACCAGAGGTTTTTACCTCTTTCATTTCTTCAATTGCCGGATACATTTTTGGAAGCTCTAAAAAAATATAATGAGCAGATTAATTCGTCCGTATCAAAGGTTT
It encodes the following:
- a CDS encoding ATP-binding protein — translated: MVNPPEIKRLSTWNRLLERIPQEFIVLHGPSMWGKSWFLKRQLPQLVLDADIFDEVFYFDLFSKRIHEGKKLERELLYSKFRNEENLLGNFIISLDEYYKAYFIKEYLDWQYKHKSVLIIFDNVNVFNLKKNESLSWLNLFTEYSRKRGHGIIFATQPVWLNELKERDKKVLSKFNEFKMDPLTDAEIDAWLQEDFFTHYYPSITRQTVIDASARLVSFARDFSFFIRSLKFVDKEVSHVFNKYHSDKYIRQCHNLLNTRRSIFKGAVTFTTEEYNSGCFVNNECKLACPACVAARMEILNSEENRMYLMCLGSQDVSNIPKNIPLEIVTEILKETLLFYDNYQILFSKFQELLRHLFGVNCLLYVRDSSQTQIWYELLNDFSYKKILLNHKNSDFVEIAHQGYWKTKQSGEVLFSVVGGTGKVDLILQGKIPTRKNRNIYEKRIHIRSIWNVINQLQCVLIHGISDFNRRIEKKENLNLEKRTKELTSAGKDSFEHLLKEVDGDALIILRCSDIKPDGRWTTDTFYSLQDDCFVESQFSTALNEEALSRVFRHPRRRSVILKKQFAIELFAKIKYIERDFSIHVESVKVSKGIDSKTNYMIMVVFLADGSGKEIISGAKSSLLSLISHRMLQLSFFKSALQIEHEKELNFFYELSEMMPQFMFHPSAVESNLISLVSQYFNARAVAIYDIIENDKKEKKCIWRCGGGYDLSYHSKVYGMNEGKTGYIASQGKILVSTKSAGELEAVKYYNENTHTLELCPGFEKYEAQCVQYLTNASDIKNFIGAPIAINDRSDQKVSLGLIKFSNSNRNFTLNDVELAKRISNFLAPFMNSRMRIRMQVHQDGTTTESLISQIRHEMLHSLRSLKLAIPECVDPSDGNYADCMSHIESLEKIVDACKGCVIQSKGEQILIGIKKELESIFSTYKFDFENKHVDIKMDVDATLQCHMDVNYFRSVFKNLIMNSMESFTDGTVKRILVYQKRSDKKSHQIVFEDYGCGVPMNLRNKIFQLLITTKQSDTSREKRGQGLSYVKGVLEISGGEINLDNCKNPTRFVIKLPKFV